A genomic stretch from Salvelinus namaycush isolate Seneca chromosome 25, SaNama_1.0, whole genome shotgun sequence includes:
- the LOC120020014 gene encoding mitochondrial import inner membrane translocase subunit TIM44-like → MAASVCRCYELVGRRLLLLPSRAVFSSFSRGDAYRIGWSPAVPVQVRYASERPSRKGFFGGFVENLRQEFGKDKEMKENIKKFREEAKRLEESDALQQARRKFKTIESETVKTSEVFKKTLGTLSETVKEGFEEVTRTDLGKKIKEGVEEAAKTARHSAESVSKGGEKLGATSAFRAISQGMESVKREIDVVDDGTYRAPSQLRKRSEFSFKGGESDNRVFEANEEDIGVVLHKDSKWYAQWKDFKDNNMVFNRFFEMKMKYDESDNALVRASRAVTDRVTDLLGGLFSKTEMSQVLTEILKADPSFDKDSFLKQCEKDIIPNILEAMIRGELEVLKDWCYEATYSQLAHPIQQARALGLMFQSKVLDIDNIDLAMGKLMDQGPVLIITFQAQVVMVIRSPKGDLVEGDPEKVLRMMYVWALCRDQEELNPKAAWRLLDISASSTEQAL, encoded by the exons ATGGCAGCCTCCGTGTGTCGGTGCTATGAG CTGGTCGGAAGACGTCTTCTACTCCTGCCATCCCGTGCTGTCTTCTCCTCATTCAGTAGAGGAGATGCCTACAGAATTGGTTGGTCTCCGGCTGTCCCTGTGCAG GTGCGGTATGCGTCAGAACGACCTAGTCGTAAAGGCTTCTTCGGGGGGTTTGTGGAGAACCTGAGGCAGGAATTTGGGAAGGACAAGGAGATGAAGGAGAACATCAAGAAGTTTAGAGAGGAGGCAAAGAGGCTAGAGGAGTCGGATGCCCTGCAACAGGCTCGGAGGAAATTT AAAACAATTGAATCAGAGACGGTAAAGACCTCTGAGGTGTTCAAGAAGACCCTGGGGACTCTGTCAGAGACTGTGAAGGAG ggCTTTGAGGAAGTGACCCGTACAGACCTGGGGAAGAAGATcaaggagggggtggaggaggcaGCCAAGACGGCCAGGCACTCTGCTGAGTCTGTATCCAAGGGAGGAGAGAAGCTGGGAGCGACCAGCGCCTTCAGGGCCATCTCACAG ggaaTGGAGTCAGTGAAGAGAGAGATTGATGTGGTAGACGATGGTACCTATAGGGCTCCTTCTCAACTCAGGAAGAGAAGTGAATTCTCCTTCAAGGGAGGGGAGAGTGACAACCGTGTCTTTGAGGCCAATGA AGAGGACATAGGTGTTGTTCTGCACAAGGATTCTAAGTGGTACGCACAGTGGAAGGACTTCAAGGACAACAATATGGTTTTCAACA GGTTCTTTGAGATGAAAATGAAATATGACGAGAGTGACAACGCCCTTGTCAGAGCATCTCGAGCCGTGACCGACAGAGTCACCGATCTactag GTGGTCTCTTCTCGAAGACTGAGATGTCTCAGGTGCTGACCGAGATCTTAAAGGCAGACCCCAGCTTCGACAAGGACTCCTTTCTCAAACAGTGTGAGAAGGACATCATCCCCAACATCCTAGAG GCTATGATCCGTGGAGAGCTGGAGGTCCTGAAGGACTGGTGTTATGAAGCT acATACAGTCAGCTGGCCCACCCTATCCAACAGGCCAGGGCCCTGGGTCTAATGTTCCAGTCCAAGGTCCTAGATATAGACAACATAGAT tTGGCGATGGGGAAGCTCATGGATCAAGGCCCTGTGCTGATCATCACGTTCCAGGCCCAGGTGGTCATGGTGATTCGTAGTCCCAAGGGAGACCTGGTGGAAGGGGATCCA GAGAAGGTGTTGAGGATGATGTATGTGTGGGCTCTGTGTCGGGACCAGGAGGAGCTCAACCCCAAAGCTGCCTGGAGACTACTGGACATCTCTGCCTCCAGCACTGAGCAGGCTCTCTGA